One part of the Solanum dulcamara chromosome 8, daSolDulc1.2, whole genome shotgun sequence genome encodes these proteins:
- the LOC129898662 gene encoding DExH-box ATP-dependent RNA helicase DExH14, producing MLFQLPRLTNALREPFDADQAYLHRKTILQNPKSRSTATSLEESELARKIVYKWDEASPELRQAYKQFVGVVVELMKGEIVSEEFREVAFSVYRLFTGPMVEGEEHRSIAEKKLDLQKLVGYGVLDSLLSRVASLAQRLYELQNNHPGIETASLPEVSNGTTDEAEFGSDLVFRTPSRFLIDVSLEDSDFLVEQESAPSSSHETQYDHGSFSNFRESVSGGKFDLSWLRDACDKIVRGSTSQLPRDELAMAICRVLDSEKPGDEIAGDLLDLVGDGAFETVQDLIMHKKEIVDAIHHGLIELKADKMSTGGQSRAPSYAVQVTVQTESEKQIDKLRRKEERKHRRGTNNGVEGDLSTVSFSSLLHASEKKYIFEDLIGHGEGPNTLGHTALPQGTTRKHYKGYEEVIIPPTPTASMKPGERLIEIKELDDFAQAAFHGYKSLNRIQSRIYHTTYNSNENILVCAPTGAGKTNIAMIAILHEIKHHFRDGYLHKDEFKIIYVAPMKALAAEVTSTFSHRLSPLNVTVRELTGDMQLSKNELEETQMIVTTPEKWDVITRKSSDMSLSMLVKLLIIDEVHLLNDDRGPVIEALVARTLRQVESTQSMIRIVGLSATLPNYLEVAQFLRVNSETGLFFFDSSYRPVPLAQQYIGISEHNFLARNELLNEICYNKVVDSLKQGHQAMVFVHSRKDTVKTADKLVELSGKNTESELFTNEEHPQYEILKREVFKSRNKEVVQLFEHGIGIHHAGMLRADRNLTERLFSQGLLKVLVCTATLAWGVNLPAHTVVIKGTQIYDPKAGGWRDLGMLDVMQIFGRAGRPQFDKSGEGIIITSHDKLAYYLRLLTSQLPIESQFINSLKDNLNAEVVLGTVTNVKEACAWLGYTYLFIRMKMNPLAYGIGWDEVMADPSLSLKQRDLISDAARALDKAKMMRFDEKSGNFYCTELGRIASHFYIQYTSVETYNEMLSRHMNESELINMVAHSSEFENIVVRDEEQNELEMLARTYCPLEVKGGPSNKHGKVSILIQLYISRGSIDTFSLISDAAYISASLARIMRALFEICLRRGWCEMSGLMLDYCKAVDRKIWPHQHPLRQFDKDISSEILRKLEERGADLDHLHDMQEKDIGVLIRYAPGGKVVKQCLVYFPSVLLTATVSPITRTVLKVDLVIAPQFVWKDRIHGTALRWWILVEDSENDHIYHSELFTLTKKMARADPQKLTFTVPIFEPHPPQYYIRAVSDSWLQADALYTITFHNLALPEAQTSHTELLDLKPLPVTALGNGTFEALYKFSHFNPIQTQAFHVLYHTDRNILLGAPTGSGKTISAELAMLHLFNTQPDMKVIYIAPLKAIVRERMTDWRKRLVSQLGKKMVEMTGDYTPDLMALLSADIIISTPEKWDGISRNWHSRSYVTKVGLMILDEIHLLGADRGPILEVIVSRMRYISSQTDRPVRFVGLSTALANAHNLADWLGVDETGLFNFKPSVRPVPLEVHIQGYPGKFYCPRMNSMNKPTYAAICTHSPTKPVLIFVSSRRQTRLTALDLIQYAASDEHPRQFISMPEDSLQMVLSQVMDQNLKHTLQFGIGLHHAGLNDKDRSLVEELFANNKIQVLVCTSTLAWGVNLPAHLVVIKGTEYYDGKAKRYVDFPITDILQMMGRAGRPQYDQHGKAVILVHEPKKSFYKKFLYEPFPVESSLREQLHDHINAEIVTGTISHKEDAVHYLTWTYLFRRLMVNPAYYGLEHAEPGILNSYLSSLVQSTFEDLEDSGCIKINEDSVEPLMLGSIASQYYLKYTTVSMFGSKIGPDTSLEVFLQILSGASEYDELPLRHNEENYNEKLAEKVRYAVDHNRLDDPHVKTNLLFQAHFSQSELPISDYVTDLKSVLDQSIRIIQAMIDICANSGWLSSTITCMHLLQMVMQGLWFDRDSPLWMLPCMTDDLLSSLHNKGIASIQQLLDCPSESLWAITGSSAASKLYQDMRHFPRIQVRIKIQKKESNGGKIFTLNIRLEDANTQRRTAKAFIPRYPKVKDEAWWLVLCNTSAGELYALKRVSFSGRLQTHMDLPSTLTNFQGIKLILVSDSYIGFEQEHSIEGLA from the exons ATGTTGTTTCAACTCCCTCGCCTTACCAATGCTCTCAGAGAACCATTCGACGCCGATCAAGCTTACCTTCACCGGAAAACCATTCTGCAAAACCCCAAGTCTCGCAG TACTGCAACTTCACTTGAAGAATCAGAACTTGCGCGAAAGATTGTGTATAAATGGGACGAAG CTTCTCCCGAGTTACGCCAAGCGTATAAGCAGTTTGTTGGCGTGGTGGTTGAGTTGATGAAGGGTGAGATTGTGTCAGAGGAGTTTAGGGAGGTGGCATTCAGTGTGTATAGGCTTTTCACTGGGCCAATGGTGGAGGGTGAGGAACACAGGAGTATTGCTGAGAAAAA GCTAGATTTGCAAAAACTTGTTGGCTACGGAGTTTTAGACTCATTACTATCAAGAGTTGCCTCTTTAGCACAAAGATTGTATGAATTGCAGAATAATCACCCTGGAATTGAGACCGCCTCTTTACCAGAAGTGTCTAATGGAACCACTGATGAAGCGGAATTTGGCTCGGACCTTGTGTTCAGAACGCCATCCCGCTTTTTAATTGATGTTTCCTTGGAAGATTCTGATTTTCTTGTTGAGCAGGAAAGTGCACCTtcttcaagtcatgaaacacaGTATGATCATGGCTCCTTCTCAAATTTTAGAGAATCTGTATCTGGTGGAAAATTTGATTTAAGCTGGTTAAGAGATGCCTGTGATAAGATAGTTAGAGGAAGTACTTCACAGCTTCCTCGAGATGAACTAGCTATGGCCATATGCCGCGTACTTGATTCTGAGAAACCAGGGGATGAG ATAGCTGGTGATTTGCTTGACCTTGTTGGTGATGGTGCATTTGAAACAGTTCAGGATCTTATCATG CACAAAAAGGAAATTGTTGATGCAATCCATCATGGACTAATTGAACTGAAAGCTGACAAGATGTCTACAGGTGGGCAATCGCGCGCTCCTAGTTATGCCGTCCAG GTAACTGTTCAAACCGAGTCTGAAAAGCAAATTGATAAACTTCGTCGCAAGGAAGAAAGGAAGCATAGGCGAGGAACAAATAACGGGGTTGAGGGTGATTTGTCCACCGTGAGTTTTAGTTCTTTGCTTCATGCTAGTgagaagaaatatatatttgagGACCTCATTGGTCATGGTGAAGGGCCAAACACCTTAGGTCATACAGCCCTTCCTCAAGGAACAACCAGAAAGCACTACAAGGGATATGAAGAAGTCATTATCCCTCCAACACCAACTGCATCTATGAAACCTGGGGAGAGACTG ATTGAGATAAAGGAGCTAGACGACTTTGCTCAAGCAGCTTTCCATGGCTACAAGAGTCTCAACCGTATTCAGAGCAGAATTTACCATACTACTTATAATAGCAACGAAAACATACTA GTATGTGCCCCCACTGGGGCTGGGAAAACAAACATAGCTATGATTGCTATTCTACATGAG ATCAAACATCACTTTAGAGATGGTTACTTGCATAAGGATGAATTCAAGATAATCTATGTTGCTCCTATGAAG GCATTAGCTGCAGAGGTCACATCAACTTTCAGTCACCGATTGTCTCCACTTAATGTAACTGTGAGGGAACTTACTGGAGACATGCAGCTTTCTAAGAATGAGCTTGAGGAAACACAG ATGATAGTGACAACACCTGAAAAGTGGGATGTTATTACTCGTAAAAGCAGTGACATGTCGCTCTCAATGCTGGTGAAGCTACTTATCATTGATGAGGTCCATTTGCTAAATGATGATAGAGGCCCTGTGATAGAAGCATTAGTAGCCCGTACACTTCGTCAG GTGGAGTCCACGCAGTCTATGATAAGGATAGTGGGCCTTTCAGCCACTTTACCCAACTATTTGGAG GTTGCACAGTTTCTAAGGGTGAATTCAGAAACAGGCTTATTTTTCTTCGATTCGAGCTACCGTCCAGTACCTCTTGCGCAGCAGTATATTGGTATTAGTGAGCATAACTTTTTAGCCCGCAATGAACTGCTTAATGAGATATGCTACAATAAG GTTGTTGATTCCTTAAAACAAGGGCACCAGGCTATGGTTTTTGTCCATTCACGTAAAGACACAGTGAAAACTGCTGATAAGCTG GTTGAATTGTCTGGTAAAAATACAGAGTCTGAGCTGTTCACAAATGAAGAGCATCCTCAATATGAGATTTTAAAG AGGGAAGTTTTCAAGTCCAGAAATAAGGAGGTCGTTCAGCTGTTCGAACATGGGATTGGCATTCATCATGCTGGAATGTTACGTGCTGACAGAAACCTAACAGAAAGACTTTTCTCTCAGGGACTTTTGAAG GTCCTTGTTTGCACAGCAACTTTGGCATGGGGAGTCAATTTGCCTGCTCACACAGTTGTGATTAAG GGAACTCAAATATATGATCCAAAGGCTGGTGGATGGCGAGATCTGGGTATGCTAGATGTTATGCAA ATCTTCGGACGTGCTGGAAGACCTCAGTTTGATAAAAGTGGTGAAGGCATTATAATCACTTCACATGACAAGTTGGCTTATTATTTACGTCTATTGACAAGTCAACTTCCTATAGAAAGTCAG TTTATCAATTCCTTGAAAGATAATCTAAATGCTGAGGTGGTACTGGGTACTGTAACAAATGTCAAGGAAGCTTGTGCTTGGCTTGGTTACACATATCTTTTCATTAGGATGAAGATGAATCCTTTGGCCTATGGCATCGGATGGGATGAG GTCATGGCAGATCCATCATTAAGCTTAAAGCAAAGGGATCTTATAAGTGATGCAGCTCGTGCACTTGACAAGGCAAAAATGATGCGTTTTGATGAGAAAAGTGGGAACTTCTACTGCACTGAGCTTGGTCGTATTGCAAGCCACTTTTATATCCAGTATACTAGTGTTGAAACTTACAATGAAATGCTGTCACGCCATATGAATGAAAGCGAG TTGATAAATATGGTAGCTCATTCTTCTGAATTTGAAAATATTGTTGTCCGAGACGAGGAACAAAATGAGCTTGAGATGTTGGCTCGCACATATTGTCCATTGGAAGTCAAGGGTGGTCCATCTAACAAACATGGAAAAGTTTCAATTCTTATTCAG CTGTACATCTCTCGAGGATCAATTGACACGTTTTCACTGATCTCTGATGCTGCTTATATAAGTGCAAGCCTGGCTCGTATCATGCGAGCTCTCTTTGAGATTTGTCTGCGTAGAGGGTGGTGTGAGATGTCTGGTCTTATGTTAGACTATTGCAAGGCTGTAGATCGCAAAATATGGCCCCATCAACATCCTCTTAGACAGTTTGACAAGGACATTTCTTCAGAA ATATTGAGGAAGCTTGAAGAAAGGGGGGCAGATTTGGATCATTTACACGATATGCAAGAGAAAGATATCGGAGTTTTGATTCGTTATGCACCTGGAGGAAAG GTTGTTAAGCAATGTCTGGTATATTTCCCATCAGTCCTGTTGACTGCTACAGTCAGTCCAATCACTAGAACGGTTCTGAAG GTGGATTTGGTTATAGCTCCACAGTTTGTTTGGAAGGATCGAATTCATGGCACTGCATTGCGCTGGTGGATTCTGGTTGAG GATTCTGAGAATGACCACATTTACCATTCTGAGCTCTTCACCCTCACAAAGAAAATGGCCAGAGCTGATCCACAGAAATTAACCTTTACTGTGCCAATCTTTGAACCACATCCTCCACAGTACTACATTCGTGCTGTTTCTGACTCGTGGCTACAAGCAGATGCTTTGTACACAATAACTTTCCACAACCTTGCTCTTCCAGAG GCTCAAACATCCCACACTGAGCTTCTAGATTTGAAACCCCTTCCTGTGACTGCACTCGGCAATGGAACTTTTGAGGCCTTGTATAAATTTTCACACTTCAATCCTATACAAACACAG GCCTTTCATGTGCTGTATCACACGGACAGAAATATACTTTTAGGAGCTCCGACTGGAAGTGGGAAGACAATATCAGCTGAGCTTGCTATGCTCCATTTATTCAATACACAACCCGATATGAAG gttaTCTATATAGCACCTTTAAAGGCTATTGTTCGGGAGAGAATGACGGACTGGAGAAAGCGTCTTGTTTCCCAACTTGGAAAGAAGATG GTTGAAATGACTGGTGACTACACCCCGGATCTAATGGCTCTCTTGTCAGCAGACATCATAATCTCCACTCCTGAAAAATGGGATGGTATCAGTCGCAATTGGCACAGTCGAAGCTATGTCACTAAG GTTGGGCTTATGATTTTGGATGAGATTCATTTACTTGGAGCTGATCGAGGACCCATACTTGAG GTTATTGTCTCAAGGATGAGATATATATCTTCTCAAACAGACCGGCCAGTTCGATTTGTTGGCCTGTCGACAGCATTAGCAAATGCACA TAATTTGGCTGATTGGTTGGGTGTCGATGAAACTGGTCTCTTCAATTTCAAGCCAAGTGTGAGGCCTGTTCCTCTTGAAGTTCATATTCAG GGATATCCTGGGAAGTTTTACTGCCCGAGGATGAATAGTATGAACAAGCCCACATATGCTGCTATATGTACCCACTCACCAACAAAACCAGTTCTAATTTTTGTCTCATCTCGTCGTCAAACAAGGCTTACAGCACTGGACCTTATTCAG TATGCGGCTTCAGATGAGCACCCAAGGCAGTTCATAAGCATGCCAGAAGATTCACTTCAGATGGTTCTTTCTCAAGTCATGGACCAGAACTTGAAGCACACCTTACAATTTGGAATTGGATTACACCATGCCGGGCTGAATGATAAAGACAGATCATTGGTTGAGGAACTGTTTGCAAACAACAAGATCCAG GTGTTGGTTTGTACAAGTACGTTAGCATGGGGTGTAAACCTTCCTGCACATTTGGTTGTTATTAAG GGAACAGAGTATTATGATGGGAAGGCAAAAAGATATGTTGATTTCCCAATCACTGATATATTACAAATGATGGGTCGAGCTGGTCGTCCACAATATGATCAACACGGGAAAGCTGTTATTCTTGTTCATGAACCCAAGAAGAGCTTTTATAAAAAG TTTCTATATGAACCATTCCCAGTGGAAAGTAGCCTGAGAGAGCAACTGCATGACCACATCAACGCGGAGATTGTTACGGGAACAATCTCACATAAAGAGGACGCTGTGCATTACCTCACTTGGACCTACTTGTTTCGTAGATTG ATGGTTAACCCAGCTTACTATGGCCTAGAGCATGCAGAACCTGGGATTCTAAATTCTTATTTGTCTAG CTTGGTGCAAAGCACATTTGAGGATCTAGAAGACAGTGGATGCATCAAGATTAATGAGGACAGTGTCGAACCACTGATGTTGGGCTCAATAGCATCTCAGTACTATCTGAAGTACACCACTGTATCAATGTTTGGTTCAAAAATAGGACCTGATACATCGCTTGAG GTTTTCCTACAAATACTCTCTGGTGCTTCTGAATACGATGAGCTCCCGCTGAGGCATAATGAG GAAAACTACAATGAAAAATTAGCTGAGAAAGTTCGATATGCTGTCGACCACAATCGCCTGGATGATCCTCATGTGAAAACAAATCTGCTCTTTCAG GCTCATTTTTCCCAATCAGAGTTGCCAATCAGCGATTATGTCACAGACTTAAAGTCTGTGCTGGATCAAAGTATACGTATTATTCAGGCTATGATAGATATTTGTGCCAACAGTGGATGGCTCTCAAGTACCATTACCTGTATGCATCTGTTGCAAATGGTCATGCAG GGCTTGTGGTTTGATAGGGACTCTCCTCTTTGGATGTTACCATGCATGACTGATGATCTACTCAGCTCATTGCATAATAAAGGAATTGCTAGTATCCAGCAGCTGTTGGATTGTCCTTCAGAATCATTGTGGGCTATCACTGGGAGTTCAGCTGCCTCGAAACTCTATCAG GATATGCGGCATTTCCCTCGGATTCAAGTTCGAATTAAAATTCAGAAAAAGGAATCTAATGGTGGGAAGATATTTACCTTGAACATTAGATTGGAAGATGCAAATACCCAGCGAAGAACAGCAAAAGCTTTTATCCCACGATATCCAAAG GTAAAAGATGAAGCTTGGTGGTTAGTCCTTTGTAATACTTCCGCGGGTGAACTGTATGCTCTGAAGAGAGTGTCTTTCTCCGGTCGTTTGCAGACACACATGGATTTGCCATCCACTCTGACCAATTTCCAG GGGATAAAACTCATTCTAGTATCGGATTCTTATATTGGGTTTGAACAAGAACACTCGATCGAAGGACTGGCTTAA
- the LOC129898663 gene encoding protein CANDIDATE G-PROTEIN COUPLED RECEPTOR 2-like isoform X2: protein MLVFSGTVSITEASSPSEVGPDRTGIGTAGRDHFIFRLSSSATVCHGFWHDAALVLPSVLFVLYLGFHARSNIKKLSHRRSSVMIGYYGLLWFAVLLNLAWCFLQVWQCPPGKQVAWNLLSLFATSAMLFLEISIVAFLLEENYASCLETLARTFMVSGLFVSVDLLLKVIFIFGFGVPLFLDVEIADRGKWGVWFTNKLLLTAAYGYILFVHFSKWRDKLPLFSITCSTPGLLQLCHRHVCDNCCNVICLWACRH, encoded by the exons ATGTTAGTTTTTAGCGGAACAGTTTCTATCACTGAAGCTTCATCTCCCTCCGAAGTAGGTCCAGACCGGACCGGAATCGGAACCGCCGGTCGAGATCACTTCATATTCCGGTTATCCAGCTCTGCAACTGTGTGCCATGGGTTCTGGCACGACGCGGCACTGGTATTACCATCGGTTTTGTTCGTACTGTACTTAGGGTTTCATGCTAGGAGCAACATTAAAAAGCTCAGTCACCGTCGGTCCTCTGTAATGATTGGATACTATGGGCTTCTGTGGTTTGCTGTTCTTTTAAACCTTGCTTGGTGCTTTCTTCAG GTATGGCAGTGCCCTCCAGGGAAGCAGGTGGCTTGGAATCTTTTGTCACTGTTTGCAACGTCTGCAATGCTATTTCTGGAGATTAGCATAGTGGCATTCTTACTTGAGGAGAATTATGCGAGCTGTTTGGAAACTTTAGCACGTACGTTCATGGTTTCAGGCCTTTTTGTCAGTGTGGATTTACTGTTAAAG GTAATTTTTATATTTGGATTTGGTGTTCCACTTTTCCTTGACGTGGAAATAGCTGATAGGGGGAAGTGGGGTGTCTGGTTCACCaacaagcttcttcttactgcAGCTTATGGCTACATATTATTTGTGCATTTCTCAAAATGGAGAGATAAGCTGCCTC TGTTTTCCATTACATGCAGCACGCCCGGCCTTCTACAATTATGTCATCGTCATGTCTGTGACAACTGCTGTAATGTTATTTGCCTGTGGGCTTGCAGGCATTAA
- the LOC129899518 gene encoding glycerophosphodiester phosphodiesterase GDPD5 isoform X2 — protein MRAIEEGTDFIETDILASKDGALICFHDCILDDTTDIANHKEFADRKRTYEVQGVNTTGYFLVDFTLEELKLLRVKQRYPFRDQQYNGEFSIITFEEFISIALDAHRVVGIYPEIKNPVLINQHVKWPGGKKFEDKFVETLKKYGYEGSYMSKQWLKQPAFIQSFAPTSLIYISNQTDLPKIFLIDDTTTPTQDTNQSYWEITSDGYLDYIKGYVVGIGPWKDTIVPCSNNYLQIPSDLVARAHAHNLQVHPYTFRNENKFVHFNFSEDPYNEYDYWINKMGVDGLFTDFTGSLHHYQEWTNPFASGEKEATRLLHKIELMLSKFKYIP, from the exons ATG AGAGCTATTGAAGAGGGTACTGATTTCATCGAAACAGATATTTTAGCATCTAAAGATGGCGCTCTTATATGCTTCCATGATTGCATCCTTGATGATACAACTGATATAGCAAATCACAAGGAGTTTGCTGATCGAAAGAGGACCTATGAAGTTCAAGGTGTTAACACTACTGGATACTTTCTGG TTGATTTCACCCTTGAAGAATTGAAGCTTCTGCGCGTAAAACAGAGATATCCTTTCAGAGATCAGCAATATAATG GCGAATTTTCTATTATTACTTTTGAGGAGTTCATCTCAATTGCATTGGATGCCCATAGAGTTGTTGGAATTTATCCAGAGATAAAAAATCCAGTCCTTATCAACCAACAC GTCAAATGGCCAGGTGGTAAGAAATTTGAGGACAAGTTTGTTGAGACACTGAAGAAGTATGGATACGAAGGTTCATATATGTCGAAGCAATGGTTAAAGCAGCCTGCATTCATTCAATCTTTTGCGCCGACGTCACTTATTTATATATCAAACCAAACAGACCTGCCTAAGATCTTCCTCATTGATGACACAACTACACCAACTCAAGACACCAATCAG TCATATTGGGAGATTACTTCAGACGGTTATCTTGATTATATCAAGGGATATGTGGTGGGGATTGGGCCTTGGAAGGACACCATAGTTCCTTGTTCCAATAATTATCTGCAAATACCTTCTGATCTCGTCGCAAGAGCACATGCCCATAATCTACAG GTTCATCCATACACTTTCCGGAATGAGAACAAATTCGTACACTTCAACTTCAGTGAAGATCCATACAACGAGTATGACTACTGGATAAACAAGATGGGAGTTGATGGACTCTTCACAGACTTCACAGGCAGCCTTCACCACTATCAGGAATGGACCAACCCATTTGCATCTGGAGAAAAAGAAGCAACTAGGCTTCTGCATAAGATTGAATTAATGCTTTCCAAGTTCAAATACATCCCCTGA
- the LOC129899518 gene encoding glycerophosphodiester phosphodiesterase GDPD6 isoform X1 encodes MVSPSVVPYIFLLLLVGCSARPLYPLPGRRNDRNKQPLQTFRAYNIAHRGSNGEIPEETAAAYMRAIEEGTDFIETDILASKDGALICFHDCILDDTTDIANHKEFADRKRTYEVQGVNTTGYFLVDFTLEELKLLRVKQRYPFRDQQYNGEFSIITFEEFISIALDAHRVVGIYPEIKNPVLINQHVKWPGGKKFEDKFVETLKKYGYEGSYMSKQWLKQPAFIQSFAPTSLIYISNQTDLPKIFLIDDTTTPTQDTNQSYWEITSDGYLDYIKGYVVGIGPWKDTIVPCSNNYLQIPSDLVARAHAHNLQVHPYTFRNENKFVHFNFSEDPYNEYDYWINKMGVDGLFTDFTGSLHHYQEWTNPFASGEKEATRLLHKIELMLSKFKYIP; translated from the exons GTGTTGTCCCTTATATCTTTCTGCTACTTCTTGTTGGATGCTCGGCCAGACCTCTCTACCCACTTCCTGGCAGAAGAAATGATAGGAATAAACAGCCTTTACAAACATTTCGAGCTTACAACATCGCACACCGAGGTTCAAATGGAGAAATTCCTGAAGAAACTGCAGCAGCATACATG AGAGCTATTGAAGAGGGTACTGATTTCATCGAAACAGATATTTTAGCATCTAAAGATGGCGCTCTTATATGCTTCCATGATTGCATCCTTGATGATACAACTGATATAGCAAATCACAAGGAGTTTGCTGATCGAAAGAGGACCTATGAAGTTCAAGGTGTTAACACTACTGGATACTTTCTGG TTGATTTCACCCTTGAAGAATTGAAGCTTCTGCGCGTAAAACAGAGATATCCTTTCAGAGATCAGCAATATAATG GCGAATTTTCTATTATTACTTTTGAGGAGTTCATCTCAATTGCATTGGATGCCCATAGAGTTGTTGGAATTTATCCAGAGATAAAAAATCCAGTCCTTATCAACCAACAC GTCAAATGGCCAGGTGGTAAGAAATTTGAGGACAAGTTTGTTGAGACACTGAAGAAGTATGGATACGAAGGTTCATATATGTCGAAGCAATGGTTAAAGCAGCCTGCATTCATTCAATCTTTTGCGCCGACGTCACTTATTTATATATCAAACCAAACAGACCTGCCTAAGATCTTCCTCATTGATGACACAACTACACCAACTCAAGACACCAATCAG TCATATTGGGAGATTACTTCAGACGGTTATCTTGATTATATCAAGGGATATGTGGTGGGGATTGGGCCTTGGAAGGACACCATAGTTCCTTGTTCCAATAATTATCTGCAAATACCTTCTGATCTCGTCGCAAGAGCACATGCCCATAATCTACAG GTTCATCCATACACTTTCCGGAATGAGAACAAATTCGTACACTTCAACTTCAGTGAAGATCCATACAACGAGTATGACTACTGGATAAACAAGATGGGAGTTGATGGACTCTTCACAGACTTCACAGGCAGCCTTCACCACTATCAGGAATGGACCAACCCATTTGCATCTGGAGAAAAAGAAGCAACTAGGCTTCTGCATAAGATTGAATTAATGCTTTCCAAGTTCAAATACATCCCCTGA
- the LOC129898663 gene encoding protein CANDIDATE G-PROTEIN COUPLED RECEPTOR 2-like isoform X1 yields the protein MLVFSGTVSITEASSPSEVGPDRTGIGTAGRDHFIFRLSSSATVCHGFWHDAALVLPSVLFVLYLGFHARSNIKKLSHRRSSVMIGYYGLLWFAVLLNLAWCFLQVWQCPPGKQVAWNLLSLFATSAMLFLEISIVAFLLEENYASCLETLARTFMVSGLFVSVDLLLKVIFIFGFGVPLFLDVEIADRGKWGVWFTNKLLLTAAYGYILFVHFSKWRDKLPPRPAFYNYVIVMSVTTAVMLFACGLAGIKSGFGLWLYNLAVVCYHSLYLPFLYMTFLADFFKEEDWLLDSAYYSEMKDAGFFDSDWE from the exons ATGTTAGTTTTTAGCGGAACAGTTTCTATCACTGAAGCTTCATCTCCCTCCGAAGTAGGTCCAGACCGGACCGGAATCGGAACCGCCGGTCGAGATCACTTCATATTCCGGTTATCCAGCTCTGCAACTGTGTGCCATGGGTTCTGGCACGACGCGGCACTGGTATTACCATCGGTTTTGTTCGTACTGTACTTAGGGTTTCATGCTAGGAGCAACATTAAAAAGCTCAGTCACCGTCGGTCCTCTGTAATGATTGGATACTATGGGCTTCTGTGGTTTGCTGTTCTTTTAAACCTTGCTTGGTGCTTTCTTCAG GTATGGCAGTGCCCTCCAGGGAAGCAGGTGGCTTGGAATCTTTTGTCACTGTTTGCAACGTCTGCAATGCTATTTCTGGAGATTAGCATAGTGGCATTCTTACTTGAGGAGAATTATGCGAGCTGTTTGGAAACTTTAGCACGTACGTTCATGGTTTCAGGCCTTTTTGTCAGTGTGGATTTACTGTTAAAG GTAATTTTTATATTTGGATTTGGTGTTCCACTTTTCCTTGACGTGGAAATAGCTGATAGGGGGAAGTGGGGTGTCTGGTTCACCaacaagcttcttcttactgcAGCTTATGGCTACATATTATTTGTGCATTTCTCAAAATGGAGAGATAAGCTGCCTC CACGCCCGGCCTTCTACAATTATGTCATCGTCATGTCTGTGACAACTGCTGTAATGTTATTTGCCTGTGGGCTTGCAGGCATTAAGAGTGGCTTTGGACTTTG GTTGTATAATTTGGCAGTAGTTTGTTATCACTCCCTTTATCTTCCATTTCTTTATATGACATTCCTGGCTGATTTTTTCAAG GAGGAAGATTGGCTTCTGGACAGCGCATACTACTCAGAGATGAAAGATGCAGGATTTTTTGATTCAGATTGGGAGTAA